GATGTGACCTAAGCCACTTTGATGAAATCCGTCTGCGAACGGGAGATGGAAAGGAGCGTCCCCTGTCCGAAGTAGCAGAAGTTACTGTTGAACGAGGCTACTCGACTATCAACCGTCGGAATCAACTCCGCGCGATCACGGTCTCTGCCGATGTTAACGAAACTCTGGCGAACTCAAATCAAATCACAAAAGAACTAAAACAAAAATTTCTCCCAGAACTTCTTAGAAAATACCCAGAGGTACAAGTCCTTTGGGAAGGTCAGGCTGAACAGACAAATGAATCATTCAATTCGCTCGGTGCAGGATTTGGAGTCGCGCTCCTGGCAATGTTTGTTCTACTTTCGTTTCAGTTCAACTCCTACTTTCAGCCGTTATTGATTCTGGCCATCATTCCTTTTGGTACGATTGGTGCCATCGCCGGACATTTTATCATGGGGCTTCCACTTACAATGTTTAGTGTTTTTGGAATGGTTGCTCTTACAGGAATCGTCATCAATGACTCCATAGTACTGGTCGATTTTATCAACACACGGGTTCGGGATCAGGGAATCCCTATTGAACAGGCTATTATCGAAGCGGGAAAACGTCGCTTTCGACCAGTGATACTAACATCTCTCACAACCGTTCTCGGTTTACTTCCGATCTTAAGCGAATCTTCTATCCAGGCACAGCTCTTGATACCGATGGCTACCAGCCTCTCTTTTGGTCTGATTTTCGCTACATTTCTTGTGCTCTACTTAATACCCGTTTTTAATTCCTCATATGCAACATTGACTGGAGTCATCGACACACATTCAAGCCCCGTATACCAACAAAACTAACTGTATCCAACACAAATTCTCTTGAAAGCCATCAAAGCCTCATAATCCCATACTTGCTATACCTCCGATGTGAGCCTTCGAACAATTACTAGGTAGTACACTACGCTACTCGAAAAGGATTTTCTGATGATCAAGACATTCCAACTTCACCTCGGTTATGTCAGGAGCGTGCTCTTGTTCTATCTCGGAATAGTTGCAGGCTGCTCAGGACTTCCAAGATCCGCTCCTGAAGTTGCAGCCACTGAAGAAGCTCCTTCAGTAAAAATGAAAAATCAAATGGGAATGGGAGGTAACCCCGGATCTCCCTTTGGAATCGGAGTGAGTGGAGGCTATTCCACTGGGAGCGACCTTTCTGCAGGACAAATTCGGGTCAATGGGCGGGGGATCATACCCATTAACCCTCCGAAACGCATGATGATGCTCCAACCGTCGTTCTCAACGACATCATTTGATGTCGACGCTCTATTCGATACACCGTCAGAAGTTTACAACATTGGCTTAAATATGATGTGGATGGAGCGGATTAACGAGCGGACGATGCTTTCATTTGGAGCGAATCCGTCAATCACTGGTGATGCAGATTCTTTGGGTGATAATGTGAGAGTGTTTGCGATGGGTATGTTGAGCTGGCAGTGGATTCCGAATAAATTGAAACTAACGGCAGGTGCCGCTTATACAGGCCGCGACGATATTCCTGTTTTACCAATGGCTGGTCTACAATGGAATCCTAACGAGGATTGGAATATTTCGGTAATTCTACCAAAGCCCAAAATCGCCTACCGGATTCACAACATTGGTGAATCGTCCACCTGGATCTACTTCTCTGGAGGGCTGGGTGGCGGTACCTGGGATGTACTCCGCACAAATGGAACGACTGATGAATTTTCTTACACAGAGTTTCAGGCAGTGATGGGAATTGAGCATTCTACCGAGTTGGCAGGTCGTCTTTTCGCCGAATTAGGTACCGGGTTCAGCCGGAAACTCGAATACAGAGAAACCGCAGAAGAACAATCATTCGGCAATAGTCTTTTACTACGTGGGGGATGGAATTATTGACCAATTTCAGACTAATCATGAAAATGATGTGCCTAACAATACCATAAACTCAATATTGTTTATAGATGTTTGACAATTCCAGCAACTCTTGCAGATAGGCGGCCGATGATTTGATAACCGCATTCTTAAACAGCTCACCCTTCTCAGCTGTTGCCTGAGTTGGATGCCCCGTATGCCCTTCTCCCTCTGAGAGCGTATGCATCGACCACATATCCTGCAAAGGAGCTTTGAAGTGAGGAGTCGGATTATCAATCCGCTCATCTCTCACATGTTCTGCTTGCAAAGCAAGCATGAGCGATGTTTCTACATCGCCGCAGTGAACCTCGAAGCCACGTGCGAATGTGTCATAAATCTCTTGCGGCACTAATTCCCAGGGATTGATATAGAAGAGGTGACACTGTTTTTTCTCACAATTTAATTCCCGAATGATCGGCTTCAGAATAAAGTTACCACCATGCCAGGGGCACACGATTAAATGCTGAATTCCCTCTGCTTCCAGAGAATTCCAAATGTCCCGGATGATGGATCGCATCGTGAGTGGAGTAAAACTAATCGTCCCTTTGAATCCTGTATTCTCTTCAGAGGAAGAGATCGGCAGAGTAGGCAAAAGAAAGACATGCCCAGGCCAATTAATGTTTGCCAGGATTTCAGTTGAGAGTACGTCTGCCAAAATCGTATCAGTAGCTAGTGGCAAGTGCCGTGAATGCTGTTCGGTCGCTCCGATGGGTAGAAATGCCAGATTAGGTTTGAGTTCATCCAACTCGAACGCTGTATTTTGATCTGTTAATATTTGCATGATATTTAAATTTCAGAATCTGAATGTAACCTGTCTGCATTAACGCTCAATCAACTTGCGAACCTGTTTCGCAATTTGTTTGGTTCCCATCGATGGCTTAAATTCTTGAATGGGTTTTCCGTCAACTCCTGTCAGCGCAATGAATGCGGTTTCGGAACGGCCATCGATCAACGGAGTGAGTTGAAGTTCATTAATACGTTGATCTGTTTTTTGGCGCAATCTCGGGTCACTCAAGTCAAACTCGATAAACTTCAATGGAGTATCTTCAAGAGATTCTTCAAGCTCATGATAAACTTCGCCCGTAGCACGACAGTGTGGGCACGCGTTACTGTGGCTACGGAACGCGACGAGACGATACTCTACAGAAGAAGCCACACTTTCACTGTCCATTTCCTGATTCTTCACTCCGTTATTCATCTTGGTCGCTTGAGCTACTGTGCTTTGTTTGGGGCTTGAGGTTCGCTCGGGTGGACTCACTGAGTTAGCAACAGGTTGATCTTGCAACGGACTTTTTAAAAACAAACTGATGGCGAGCAAAGTCATCGCTGCCAGACCGACCGACGCTGTGATCGCAATTTTTTTCCACCGTCTAGCCGATGCAGCAAACTGCCCAGCATCAAGAATATGATCCACACGATCTTCCTCTAGATTGAGGTCCGTATAGAAATTCCGAATTTCTGATTCGAATGACGACTTGCTCATTTTGTCCTCATCATTTGATTTGGATCGAATCGTTTGTTGAGCCGCTGCTTAGCACGGGATAGCAGGCTCAACACAGTACCACGTGGTTGATTTGTCAACGTACCAATTTCCTGA
The Gimesia aquarii DNA segment above includes these coding regions:
- a CDS encoding DUF6268 family outer membrane beta-barrel protein, translating into MIKTFQLHLGYVRSVLLFYLGIVAGCSGLPRSAPEVAATEEAPSVKMKNQMGMGGNPGSPFGIGVSGGYSTGSDLSAGQIRVNGRGIIPINPPKRMMMLQPSFSTTSFDVDALFDTPSEVYNIGLNMMWMERINERTMLSFGANPSITGDADSLGDNVRVFAMGMLSWQWIPNKLKLTAGAAYTGRDDIPVLPMAGLQWNPNEDWNISVILPKPKIAYRIHNIGESSTWIYFSGGLGGGTWDVLRTNGTTDEFSYTEFQAVMGIEHSTELAGRLFAELGTGFSRKLEYRETAEEQSFGNSLLLRGGWNY
- a CDS encoding creatininase family protein, whose protein sequence is MQILTDQNTAFELDELKPNLAFLPIGATEQHSRHLPLATDTILADVLSTEILANINWPGHVFLLPTLPISSSEENTGFKGTISFTPLTMRSIIRDIWNSLEAEGIQHLIVCPWHGGNFILKPIIRELNCEKKQCHLFYINPWELVPQEIYDTFARGFEVHCGDVETSLMLALQAEHVRDERIDNPTPHFKAPLQDMWSMHTLSEGEGHTGHPTQATAEKGELFKNAVIKSSAAYLQELLELSNIYKQY